A genomic window from Salvelinus sp. IW2-2015 linkage group LG13, ASM291031v2, whole genome shotgun sequence includes:
- the LOC111971975 gene encoding divergent protein kinase domain 1A-like, with translation MINDLVSGVRCSLFAMARGLFSWVWLRKPIYIQARFSYLHMKYMFFSWLAVFVGSWVVYVEYSSYSELCRGQACKNAICDKYRKGLIDGSACSSLCEKDTLYLGKCLSSKPNNQVYSGGWGDLEGVVKCQMEEVPHYDPGDEMEHRKEASPFNKPTKGTSVEKFKAIVLSHLKTKVGEQANLQDLVSLVLFVADYNKDGLISLPEARSMWALLQLNEFLLAVVLQDREHAPRLLGFCGDLYVMEKVPYAPLYGISLPWVVELWIPAGLRRSMDQWFTPSWPHKAKISIGLLELVEDVFHGTFGSFLMCDVSAADFGYNDRHDLKVMDAHHIVPEATFQEAMREQRCNVDEDCLYGTDCRTSCDLTKHRCTPEVTRPNLAKACSSLKEYLLRGVPSDIQDELEKQLYACIALKGSAEQMEMEHSLILNNLKTLLWKKISHTKDS, from the exons gcccgATTCTCTTACCTGCACATGAAGTATATGTTCTTCTCGTGGCTGGCAGTGTTTGTGGGTAGCTGGGTGGTGTATGTGGAGTACTCATCCTACTCAGAGCTGTGCCGTGGACAAGCATGCAAGAATGCCATA TGTGACAAGTACAGGAAAGGATTGATCGACGGCTCGGCCTGCAGCAGCCTGTGTGAGAAAGACACGCTGTACCTGGGGAAGTGTCTCTCTTCCAAGCCTAACAACCAG GTGTACTCTGGTGGCTGGGGGGACCTGGAGGGGGTGGTTAAGTGCCAGATGGAGGAGGTTCCTCATTATGACCCGGGAGATGAGATGGAGCACAGGAAGGAGGCTTCGCCCTTCAACAAGCCCACCAAGGGAACCTCTGTGGAGAAGTTCAAAGCGATAGTCCTCAGCCACCTCAAG acCAAGGTGGGTGAACAGGCCAACCTTCAAGACCTGGTGAGCCTGGTTCTTTTCGTGGCCGACTACAACAAAGACGGCCTCATCTCCCTACCCGAGGCCCGTTCTATGTGGGCCCTGCTCCAGCTCAATGAGTTCCTGCTAGCGGTGGTCCTGCAGGACAGGGAGCATGCCCCCAGGCTCCTGGGCTTCTGTGGGGACCTGTACGTGATGGAGAAG GTGCCCTACGCTCCCCTGTACGGCATCAGCCTGCCCTGGGTAGTGGAGCTGTGGATACCTGCGGGATTACGACGCAGCATGGACCAGTGGTTCACGCCCTCCTGGCCCCACAAGGCCAAGATCTCCATTGGCCTGCTGGAGCTTGTAGAGGACGTCTTCCACGGCACCTTTGGCTCCTTCCTCATGTGTGACGTGAGTGCAGCCGACTTTGGCTACAACGACCGCCACGACCTGAAAGTGATGGACGCTCATCACATCGTCCCCGAGGCCACTTTCCAGGAAGCCATGAGGGAGCAGCGGTGCAACGTAGACGAGGACTGTCTGTACGGGACCGACTGTCGCACTTCCTGTGACCTCACCAAGCACCGGTGTACGCCAGAGGTGACACGGCCCAACCTGGCCAAGGCGTGCAGCTCGCTGAAGGAATATCTCCTGCGTGGGGTGCCGTCTGACATTCAGGATGAGCTGGAGAAACAGCTGTATGCTTGTATAGCATTGAAGGGCTCGGCGGAGCAAATGGAGATGGAACACTCGCTTATACTGAACAACCTGAAGACCTTGTTGTGGAAGAAAATATCGCACACCAAGGACTCCTAA